The genomic DNA AGTCTAGTAGCCTAGTATATCTATTACAAAATCAGTCATTCAAGTCGTGGTCAATCGCCGTGCCTAGATCCCTGTCCTCGAGGAACCGCCGGCCATGCAGAGTCTCAGGGAGATAATCCTGCGCAACCTGGCCATCAACATAGTTCGGATTATATTTGTACTCCTTTCCATAACCCAATTCTTTCATCAATCGCGTGGGAGCATTTCTCAAATGTATGGGGACTGGTAGTCCAGCGATCCCCGGTTCATTCAAGGCAGCAAACGCATTGTTAAGGCCACGATAAGAGCGGGTACTCTTCTTTGATAGCGCCATAGCCACCGTAGCATGTGCTAGATTGATTCGTGCTTCAGGAAGGCCAATTTTTTCCACGGCAGAATGTGTGGAGATGGCCAGCGTTAACATCGAATTATCCGCCAGACCAATGTCCTCAGATGCAACAACGATGAGGCGTCTTGCTATGTACAACGGGTCTTCCCCAGATTGAATCATCCGCGCGAGGTAATATAATGCTGCATCTGGATCGCTGCCACGAAGGGACTTGTGAAAGGCCGATATGGTATCATAATGTTGGTCCCCTGCCCTATCGTATACCAGCGTTTTGGTCAACGACCGCTTCAACTCATCTTTTGTGATCGACGGCCGCTTCGACAGGTCCATGGCAAGTTCTAGGAGATTGAGAGAGGTTCGCGCGTCACCATCTGCAAATCTTGCAAGATACTTGACCAGCTCTTCGTCCACCAATTCTGAGGGCGAATAGTTCGGCCCTTCAAACTTGAGGGCCCGGAAGAGAATAGATTCGACCTCTTCATCAGAAAGTTTGGACAAAGTGAACGTTCTGCATCTGGAGAGCAGTGCGCTTTGTACTTTGAACGATGGGTTTTCCGTTGTCGCACCTATGAGCGTGACTTGTCCACTTTCCACAGGCCCTAACCAGACATCTTGTTGCGACTTGGAAAAGCGATGTATCTCGTCACAGAATACAATCGTCTTCCTGCCAGCAAGGCTCAATTCATTCCTGGCATCCGAGAAGATCTTCTTGCACTCCGCGACTCCCGTGCTGGTACTGTTGATCTCCACAAACCGGCTGCCTACCATCGAGGCAATTACCCTCGCTATTGTTGTTTTGCCTGTCCCAGGACCGCCCCAGAGAATCATACTTGGAACCCGATCCTGCTCGATCAGCCCGCGGAGGACGCCATTTGGCCCAACCAATTCCTGGCCACAGACATCGTCCAATGTACGGGGGCGCATACGCTCTGCTAGCGGCGCGGCTCTTTGAAATGCATTCGTCTTTGGTCGTTTCGGCTGTGACTGCGTTTCTGTGGAGAAGTCATCTGGCCTTGTTCTACTCCGTTCCACCGGCGAGTCTGTATCGTGGGTTCCCTTTCCGTTAACGCTCCGCAGAGGCGAGGCATCTGATTGTGACGATTCCTTCTGTAAGCTAGCTTGCGCAGACGCTTTTCGAGCTGAAGTAGGCTGGAAGAGACTGGGAACGTTCCCTTTCTGGGACGATGGGGGATCGGAGGCTGTTTCGCCTATGAAACTCTGGCAGTTGGAATCGATATGGTCGTTGATTCTCAAGGAGGGGACCGAATTCCCGCAAATGGGACAGGATACCATCTCGCCTGAACCATCGAGATAGTCCAGCAGGAACGATACTGGGCAAAAGCAGCTGTGTTGTGAAGATATTATGCAATTGCCATCTTGACGCGTGAAACGCGTGATAACAGGAGGTCACGTGATAATTAGTAATTACTGTATCGATTGACACCTGAGTGCCTTAATACCAGCGATAGAAAGAGACGAAATTGTCGCAAAGCGTGAATTTGGAATAATTGGAAGCAAATCGCTCATTCTCTTTCAATTGGTGCCCTATCTGCATTGATACGCCATTCGTGGTCTCAATTGGCTGGTTGATTGCTATCCCGGCATAGTGCAGGAATCAACCCGGGCTTGTCCCACCAGAGCCATAATTGATTGCGTGAATTCTACTGACTCTTTAAACCCTCTACTATTCTCCCTGTGACTCCCATGCCTGCTCTCTTAAgatcttctcttcctttttcgcCATCTTCTGCCATTCTCAAGAAgtcttccattcttcctgCTATTTCCTGCACTTATCGATCTTCTTTGTTACCCCGCATACACTTCCCCGGAGTCCGAACCATGACTGCGACTGCTGCTCGTCCGGATCCCTTTCGTCCAGCCGCGAGAGTCGCTGGCCAGAGGCAGGATGTTTGGTGAGATATTACCTATTTCGTGGAGTTTGAAGTTGGCTCACTGTTCTTACTGGTTTGCGCAGGTCAATCGTCAATGAGGCCGCAGCCGCTTCGCCGGTCCAGCCCATTGTGAACATGGGCCAAGGTTTCTTGTGAGTAATTGCAACCTTTTTCTCGCAAGCGGATGAATTCCAAAGCTAATTTCCGGTCTCTGATAGTGGCTACAACCCCCCGAAATTCGCCCTTGACGCTGCGAAGGATGCGCTGGACCGTGTGGACTGCAACCAATACTCCCCGACGAAGGTACTTGTCGCATAAGGAATAATACCGGGCACAGCGCTCATGCCATATAGGGTCGTCCACGTCTCAAGAAAGCCATTGCGGATGCCTACTCCCCCTTCTTCGGACGAACATTGAACCCTGACACGGAGGTCTCGATCACCACTGGTGCCAATGAAGGTGGGATACTATCGCAATTCTTAGGGTTATATCGGATATGCGCGGCTGATTCCGGGTCATCTCAATAGGAATGCTGAGTGCTTTTATGGGCTTCATTGAGCCCGGGGACGAAGTCATCATCTTCGAGCCATTCTTCGACCAGTAAGTTGCGGCATGCGACTTTCGCATTCTCACTCTGACACCCTCCAAGATACATCAGCAACATTGAAATGCCCAGTGGCACTATTCGTTATGTTCCGCTTCACCCGCCCAAAGACGGTGCCACCAGGACTTCGTCTGCTGCGGAGTGGACGATTAACtttgaggagttggagaATGCGATCAACCCTAAAACCAAGATGATTGTGAGTACAATCCTTCACATCAATGTGTTTGTAACATAAACTAATCTTGCTACCAGGTGCTGAACTCTCCGTAAGTTATATTTTATACATCGCTCCTGCAAATGGCTAACGGACACAGTCACAATCCTGTTGGCAAGGTCTTCTCTAAAGCTGAACTGGAACGTATTGGTGAGCTCTGTGTTAAGCACAACCTTATCATCCTTTCCGACGAGGTCTACGACCGTCTCTACTACGTCCCTTTTACTAGAATCGCCACCCTGTCCCCAGAACTCTACGAGCGCACTCTGACTGTGGCCTCCGCCGGTAAGGCATTCTATGCCACCGGTTGGCGTGTCGGATACTTGATTGGCCCCGAGCATCTGATCAAGTACGTTGCTGGTGCGCACACTCGCATCTGCTACAGTTCCGTGTCGCCCCTTCAAGAAGCGACTGCTATCGCTTTTGAACAAGCCGACCAGGTTGGTTTCTGGGACGACAGCCGTGCGGAGATGAAGAGCAAGATGGAACGCTTCTGTGAAGTGTTCAAAGAGCTTGGCATCCCAGTACGTTTGATTACCACCATGCTCGATAGACCGCGCTAACCACAATTCAGTACTCTGACCCCGAAGGTGGTTACTTCGTCCTGGCCAACATGGCCTCAGTCAAACTGCCAGAGGGCTATCAGTTCCCTCCTCATGTGGCTAACCGCCCCCGCGACTTCAAGCTCTGCTGGTTCCTCATCCATGAGGTCGGTGTGGCCGCCATTCCTCCCACTGAGTTCTATACCGATGCGAATGCGCACATTGCAGAAGATTACCTCCGTTTTGCCGTTTGCAAGAACGACGATGTCCTTGAAACTGCAAAGGAGAGATTGCGCGGTTTGAAGAAGTATATCCAATGAGCAGATACCACTTCTGACTGTGTTAGGTATGATTGTTCATGGTTTCTTGAGGGTTATCAGGCGAGTACATATTTAAGCATTTGATAAAAGGAAATAAAATTAGATGCCCCAGGGTTGTCACATGGTCTTCATTCCAATGTCTCACGCAAGTATATCATTATGCGGTTATCATCGTCAATTGTATATTCGTACAATATCCCATCCTTTCCCTTCCACTTTCTGCGCAATAGCTGAGCCTGGCTGTGGCAACGCTCTGAGCTGTCCAAACATGATAACACTCACTATATCATACAACAATCTCCAAGCAACGGCAATCAATCCTAGGAATCTCCCGAACAAAACCCCATCAAACATTTACCCCCTCAATCTCCATACACCCACTCCCAACCCCATCCCAACCAACCCCCCTCCGAAAAACCCTCCTATCCTCCTCCAAAACCCCCTCAAACCCCACCCCTCTCAtcctctcctccacctccttAACCACAGGATGCGTGCTCCTCGCAGCTCTAAGCACCCAATACCCTGCCTCCAAATGCTCAAGCAACCGTCCAAATCCCATCCCCCCTAACTTTCCCAGCAGCCGCCGATACTCGCCTCGACAAACAACATCTTTACAAGCGCGCCGGCTTTGTCCGTCCCAGTCTGTTGAACAAGCGTGCCGTTCACCCGTGACGTGTGGCTGGATTTGGACGGAGAGTTCTTGGGATAGTTGGTGTATTAGGGACTGGTGGAGGGATTTGCTCCAGAGGGATTTTGTGCGTAGGTTGTTGCGGATTAGTCGGAAGAGGTAGTCTGCTACGTCCGGGACTTCGATTGTTACTGGGTTTGTTAGCGCGGTTTTGTCTAGGAGGGAAAGGTTAGGGAGAAGAGGTGGTTTACGGAAAAGACAAGCCGCGAGCACACGGCGGAATCGATCTTTCTCAGCTGAATCTTCAAAGGTAACAGTGCAGATAATCCTCGACGAGCACCGCGGCGCCATCCCATCAGACGCCCCGCCAGCCTCCATCAAATCACCCCAATCTGAAAAGATAAAATAATCCGCCCGTGAGCCACAGACATTGAAATAAACAGCCTGCCGATGTCGCTCCGGCGTATCATACCCATGTATACACGGAATCAAACACGGCGTGTCTACCCGAATCTCCCTCGGGATACTGCTCTCTTTACATGGATACTCGAAGCTCATCGTTCCGCAGTACACCCAGTGCCATTTGATATCTTCGAGTAAATGGGCCTTTGAGCAGTACCGGATTTCAGAATACGGCCCGCATTTAGGACAAATCACACTCGTGTCGTCCCAGAGGTTGCAGCGGTTATCGCATGCGCTGGAAGCGCAGGGGAAGCCGTGGCTGTCGAGTTGGTAGAAGAAGTCAGAGGGTTTCTGTTTTCGGGTTATTGTGGTACTGgctgtggttgtggttgctgTGCTTGGTGTTGGACTGGACTGCGTACTTATTGATGAGGCGTGTTTGAAGAATTGGCCTGAGTCAATGGATCTGGCGGGGGATGGGGGGTCAGTTGTTATGGCTGTCGAGGTCTCGGATTTTGGTGACAGGGTGTCTTGCCGGGAGATTTCTTGGATGGGGGATAGTTTTGGTCTGGTGGAGAGTGTGTTTCGACGCGAAATAGGGTTTGGGAGAGGTTGATGTTGGGTGTCTTGCGTTTCGCTTCGTTCGGTTGTGCTGTCCGTTTCCGGTGAGACAACTCCAAGATTTCGTGGAGTAGGTATCGCCAGATTTCCCTCATCCGTGTGAGTAGTGATAGACTGCTCAGCTATTACTCCTGTGTTTTCTTCACTTGAGGCTGTGACGAATGATTCCAGATTTGCTCTCCATTCCGCTTCGAACGACGCGAGGCTACTGTAGCCACCTCGAAATTTAGTAGGAGGGAGAACCTGTTCAAACTCGAGGACGGGACTCTGCGCCGTATTTGTACCTCCGGCATAGACGGGCACAACATACAAAGCAGGCTGAAATGTACCGGCAGCGTCCTGCTCGGGGAAAAGCTGGGTGTTCAACATGTACGGATATGTATAACTGCCACCGAAAGACTGAAAACCCGCTTCGCCGCCTGAGGATGCGGCACTCTGATCTTTCTCAGGATTTGGCATGGGCGACGGTTCTAGGGAGGGAACTGGATTTTTGTACAGCTGAACAGGCTGTCCATGTAGAGCAGGAGATCCTGATTGCATGCTCTGCCGGGCTGGCGACGCCTTTTGTGACTTTCCTGGTGTTTCCTTTGACGACTTGCTAGGTGACTTTGGTGCAGAATTGTTTGAGGGCCTTTGTGGAGGGCTCCCTGGACGTTTTGCCGGTAGCTTTGTTGGTGATACCTCTGGGGATCGTCCTGGCAACTCCGCCTTCACGGGAGAGTTCTCTGCAGACACGGGCGGAGACATGCGGACGACCGTTCGGGCGCGTATCAAGTCGATGGCTTTTGAACGTCTCTGAGTCTTCTGGCTGCCGGGAGGGTTTTCGTCTTCGGCTTGATAATCTGGCGAACGAATTAACAAAACTCTGACACGCAACGATATTCTGGAGATATGTTACAGTAAACATACCCTGTTGACTGCTTTTATCAGGCGAAGAGCTTCTTGTTATGCATGCAGGTGAGGTTGGGGATTCTGACATGGTACGTTTGTCCCAGCAAACAATAACTAGCCAAGCTGCTGTTTGCAAAGCTTCTTCGTCTGGGAGACTAGTCGTCTGACACGGAGTGGAAAGGGGCTGTATTGTTTTGATTGCTTGGAGTTATGGCAGTGAAGAGTATTGCCCTGATGTATTCACTGT from Aspergillus chevalieri M1 DNA, chromosome 1, nearly complete sequence includes the following:
- a CDS encoding ssDNA-dependent ATPase MGS1 (BUSCO:EOG09261W2O;~COG:L;~EggNog:ENOG410PFT5;~InterPro:IPR003959,IPR027417,IPR003593,IPR021886, IPR006642,IPR032423,IPR008921;~PFAM:PF16193,PF00004,PF05496,PF12002;~go_function: GO:0003677 - DNA binding [Evidence IEA];~go_function: GO:0005524 - ATP binding [Evidence IEA];~go_function: GO:0016887 - ATPase activity [Evidence IEA];~go_process: GO:0006260 - DNA replication [Evidence IEA];~go_process: GO:0006281 - DNA repair [Evidence IEA]), translated to MVSCPICGNSVPSLRINDHIDSNCQSFIGETASDPPSSQKGNVPSLFQPTSARKASAQASLQKESSQSDASPLRSVNGKGTHDTDSPVERSRTRPDDFSTETQSQPKRPKTNAFQRAAPLAERMRPRTLDDVCGQELVGPNGVLRGLIEQDRVPSMILWGGPGTGKTTIARVIASMVGSRFVEINSTSTGVAECKKIFSDARNELSLAGRKTIVFCDEIHRFSKSQQDVWLGPVESGQVTLIGATTENPSFKVQSALLSRCRTFTLSKLSDEEVESILFRALKFEGPNYSPSELVDEELVKYLARFADGDARTSLNLLELAMDLSKRPSITKDELKRSLTKTLVYDRAGDQHYDTISAFHKSLRGSDPDAALYYLARMIQSGEDPLYIARRLIVVASEDIGLADNSMLTLAISTHSAVEKIGLPEARINLAHATVAMALSKKSTRSYRGLNNAFAALNEPGIAGLPVPIHLRNAPTRLMKELGYGKEYKYNPNYVDGQVAQDYLPETLHGRRFLEDRDLGTAIDHDLND
- a CDS encoding kynurenine--oxoglutarate transaminase (BUSCO:EOG09262DKA;~COG:E;~EggNog:ENOG410PVV7;~InterPro:IPR004839,IPR015424,IPR015421,IPR015422;~PFAM:PF00155;~go_function: GO:0003824 - catalytic activity [Evidence IEA];~go_function: GO:0030170 - pyridoxal phosphate binding [Evidence IEA];~go_process: GO:0009058 - biosynthetic process [Evidence IEA]), with product MPALLRSSLPFSPSSAILKKSSILPAISCTYRSSLLPRIHFPGVRTMTATAARPDPFRPAARVAGQRQDVWSIVNEAAAASPVQPIVNMGQGFFGYNPPKFALDAAKDALDRVDCNQYSPTKGRPRLKKAIADAYSPFFGRTLNPDTEVSITTGANEGMLSAFMGFIEPGDEVIIFEPFFDQYISNIEMPSGTIRYVPLHPPKDGATRTSSAAEWTINFEELENAINPKTKMIVLNSPHNPVGKVFSKAELERIGELCVKHNLIILSDEVYDRLYYVPFTRIATLSPELYERTLTVASAGKAFYATGWRVGYLIGPEHLIKYVAGAHTRICYSSVSPLQEATAIAFEQADQVGFWDDSRAEMKSKMERFCEVFKELGIPYSDPEGGYFVLANMASVKLPEGYQFPPHVANRPRDFKLCWFLIHEVGVAAIPPTEFYTDANAHIAEDYLRFAVCKNDDVLETAKERLRGLKKYIQ
- a CDS encoding uncharacterized protein (COG:S;~EggNog:ENOG410Q2HA), which encodes MSESPTSPACITRSSSPDKSSQQDYQAEDENPPGSQKTQRRSKAIDLIRARTVVRMSPPVSAENSPVKAELPGRSPEVSPTKLPAKRPGSPPQRPSNNSAPKSPSKSSKETPGKSQKASPARQSMQSGSPALHGQPVQLYKNPVPSLEPSPMPNPEKDQSAASSGGEAGFQSFGGSYTYPYMLNTQLFPEQDAAGTFQPALYVVPVYAGGTNTAQSPVLEFEQVLPPTKFRGGYSSLASFEAEWRANLESFVTASSEENTGVIAEQSITTHTDEGNLAIPTPRNLGVVSPETDSTTERSETQDTQHQPLPNPISRRNTLSTRPKLSPIQEISRQDTLSPKSETSTAITTDPPSPARSIDSGQFFKHASSISTQSSPTPSTATTTTASTTITRKQKPSDFFYQLDSHGFPCASSACDNRCNLWDDTSVICPKCGPYSEIRYCSKAHLLEDIKWHWVYCGTMSFEYPCKESSIPREIRVDTPCLIPCIHGYDTPERHRQAVYFNVCGSRADYFIFSDWGDLMEAGGASDGMAPRCSSRIICTVTFEDSAEKDRFRRVLAACLFRKPPLLPNLSLLDKTALTNPVTIEVPDVADYLFRLIRNNLRTKSLWSKSLHQSLIHQLSQELSVQIQPHVTGERHACSTDWDGQSRRACKDVVCRGEYRRLLGKLGGMGFGRLLEHLEAGYWVLRAARSTHPVVKEVEERMRGVGFEGVLEEDRRVFRRGVGWDGVGSGCMEIEGVNV